In a single window of the Aquificaceae bacterium genome:
- the hisC gene encoding histidinol-phosphate transaminase, whose protein sequence is MISKRIRTLAPYKTETTGARVRLSSNELSLKLPEEVKRSIGEVVSKIPLNRYPDPEAGELKEVIAYRFGVNPENIVLGNGSDELIYYLSIAVGEYEKGVFYPVPTFSMYGISAQVLGREKIEVSLNDEFDIDLQKSLEQIRDKKPILAYFAYPNNPTGNCFSEDKIKTIRDEGVFVVVDEAYYHYSGKTFLKEALEREDTVVLRTLSKIGMAGLRVGILIGKEEVVKEINKIRLPFNITYPSQVIAVLMLRDFYHIIEEAIQRVVSERQRVYEEMLKLEGIRVYPSEANFIFFKSLYFSGDELYRRLLQKGVLVRNFSYMVADCLRVSIGEREENDAFLQALHEVLTTY, encoded by the coding sequence ATGATAAGTAAAAGAATAAGGACCCTTGCTCCCTATAAAACGGAAACCACGGGGGCGAGGGTTAGGCTCTCCTCCAACGAGCTGTCCCTCAAACTTCCAGAAGAGGTAAAAAGGTCTATAGGAGAGGTGGTTTCCAAGATACCCCTTAATAGATATCCAGACCCAGAAGCAGGAGAGCTAAAGGAGGTTATAGCCTATCGCTTTGGAGTAAACCCGGAGAATATAGTCTTGGGCAATGGCTCAGACGAGCTTATATACTACCTTTCTATAGCGGTTGGAGAGTATGAAAAAGGTGTTTTTTATCCTGTGCCTACCTTTTCCATGTATGGCATATCCGCACAGGTTCTGGGTAGAGAGAAAATAGAAGTTAGCCTAAATGATGAGTTTGACATAGACTTGCAGAAAAGCCTTGAGCAAATAAGAGATAAAAAACCAATTCTTGCCTACTTTGCCTATCCTAACAACCCCACTGGCAACTGCTTTAGCGAAGACAAGATTAAGACTATAAGAGACGAAGGAGTTTTTGTGGTAGTTGATGAAGCATATTATCACTACTCTGGGAAAACCTTTCTCAAAGAGGCACTTGAGAGAGAAGATACGGTAGTGCTTAGGACTCTTTCAAAGATAGGCATGGCGGGTCTTAGAGTAGGTATTTTGATAGGCAAAGAGGAAGTGGTCAAAGAAATAAACAAGATAAGACTGCCTTTTAATATAACTTATCCCTCTCAAGTTATAGCGGTTTTAATGCTAAGAGATTTTTATCACATCATAGAGGAGGCTATTCAAAGGGTAGTTTCAGAAAGACAAAGGGTCTACGAAGAGATGCTTAAGCTGGAAGGTATAAGGGTCTATCCTTCAGAGGCAAACTTTATCTTTTTTAAAAGTCTTTATTTTTCTGGAGATGAGCTTTATAGGAGGCTTTTGCAGAAGGGAGTGCTTGTTAGGAATTTTTCTTATATGGTAGCCGACTGTCTCAGGGTAAGCATAGGAGAAAGAGAGGAAAACGATGCCTTTTTACAAGCCCTGCATGAGGTTCTTACTACCTATTGA
- a CDS encoding CorA family divalent cation transporter produces the protein MIHVYATYGGVFKKFEIDQFGEIKKESVVWLDVEKPSDAEIDWLRSAVGFHMPPREVFGDIEISSKYKEEGEAIYMNLSFVIQQKEDISVEPVLFFIKGRYMVSIRYRDIPSMLIFIKRMEQNPINFQFPEAIFSQIVNIEVDRLGDRLEILGRRIRNLRKEVFVEQSEEIIREISYYDELNITIRETINEKLRILSHFVKSPKINAQTKREIKIVLDDLHTLLDYTSFYMDKLDSIQSSLLGLISIKQSEGVKIFTVLATIFLPATLIASIFGMNFEHMPELHWKYGYPYSLLLMVGITLSLIYWVKRKGWL, from the coding sequence ATGATACATGTTTATGCCACTTACGGAGGCGTTTTCAAAAAGTTTGAAATTGACCAATTTGGAGAAATAAAGAAAGAATCTGTAGTTTGGCTTGATGTGGAAAAGCCAAGCGACGCAGAGATTGACTGGCTAAGAAGTGCGGTAGGTTTTCATATGCCTCCCAGAGAGGTCTTTGGAGATATTGAAATAAGCAGTAAATACAAGGAAGAGGGAGAAGCTATATACATGAACCTATCCTTTGTAATACAACAAAAGGAAGATATAAGCGTTGAGCCTGTGCTTTTTTTCATAAAAGGAAGATACATGGTAAGTATACGATACAGGGACATACCAAGCATGCTAATTTTCATAAAAAGAATGGAACAAAACCCAATAAACTTTCAATTTCCAGAAGCCATATTTTCACAGATAGTAAATATTGAAGTGGATAGGCTTGGTGATAGGCTTGAGATATTGGGAAGACGTATAAGGAACCTCAGAAAGGAGGTCTTTGTGGAACAATCGGAAGAAATAATAAGAGAGATATCTTACTACGATGAGCTAAATATAACCATAAGGGAAACCATAAATGAAAAACTTAGAATTTTGAGCCATTTTGTGAAAAGTCCAAAGATAAACGCTCAAACAAAGAGGGAGATAAAGATAGTGCTTGATGACTTGCATACGCTCCTTGACTACACGAGCTTTTATATGGATAAGCTGGATAGTATACAAAGCTCTCTTTTGGGACTTATATCCATAAAGCAAAGCGAAGGTGTGAAGATCTTTACGGTGCTTGCAACCATATTCCTGCCTGCAACGCTCATTGCAAGTATTTTTGGTATGAACTTTGAGCATATGCCAGAGCTACATTGGAAATATGGCTACCCTTACTCTTTACTCCTTATGGTTGGTATAACTCTATCACTTATATACTGGGTAAAAAGGAAGGGTTGGCTATGA